Sequence from the Streptomyces sp. R33 genome:
TCGGCGGTGGCGGAGGTCGTCACGAACGTCCAGGACGCCGTGCACCGGCCGGCCGGGCCGGGCGGGCCGCGCGATCCGGAGCGGCTTCGCCCCATGCTCCGGCGGCCCGAGCTGGTGGTCGACCTCGACGACCACGTGGGCCTGAACACCCTGCCGGAGGCGCAGCCCCGGCTGGAGTTCCTGTTCGCCGGCTTCCGGGAGGTCCCCTGGCAGGAACGGTGGCCGGGCGCTCCCACGCCGGTGGCCGACCTCACCCGGCTGCTGACGGAGACGGTCGCGCGACTGGCCGCCGAGGGGCTGGAAGTGGTCGTCGTGACGCAGGACGAGCCCGGGATCCGGGACCGGCTCGGGCTGCACTGCGCCAAGGTGATCGTGCCCGGCACCCTCCCGATGACGTTCGGCCATGTCAACCGCCGCACGCTCGGGCTGCCCCGGCTGCTGGAGGTGCCACACCGGCTGGGGCGCACCGCCCGTCCACTGCGCCACGACGAACTCCCCCTGTACCCGCACCCGTTCCCGTGAGGACGATCCGATGACCGAAGACCCGTACGCGTCCGCGTCCCCCGTGGGGGCGGGAGCGCCCGCCGCTGGGACAGCAGCCCTCGCACCGGCTCCGGCGGGAGGCTGGCAGAGCCTGCACCTGACCTTGCACACCGACGGCGCGGACACCGATGCCTTCGTCACGGGGGCGCTCGCCCCGCTGATGGACGGCCGGTACGGGCCGAACGGCGGCGCCTGGTTCTTCATCCGCTACCACGAGGGCGGACCCCATCTGCGGATCAGGTTCCGCGGCGCAGGATCCACCGGAGACGCGGCTGAGGACGCGGCCGAACTCGCCGCGGAACTCGCTCTCTTGGCCGCCGGGACCACTCCCGTGACCGGCTCCTGGCCCGGCCGGCACGGGGAGGTGCGCGCGGTGCCGTACGAACCGGAGACCGAGCGCTACGGCGGGCCGGCCGCGCTCCCGGTGACAGAGGAAGTGTTCGTGCACTCGACACGCGCGGCCGTGGCCGCCCTGCGCGCCGTACCCGGACGGGCCGACCGGCTGCGGCTCGCCCTGGACCTCGCCCACGGCACGGCGTACGCCCTGGGTCTGGACGAACTGGCCTCGGCGGGCTGGCTGCGCCGGCACGCCGCCTCCTGGCGCTGGGCCGCCGAAGTGCGGCCGCTACCCGGAGCCGCTGTCCACACCCGCGTCAACACGGTGTTCGCTGCCCAACGTACGAACCTGGGGCTGCGCGCCCGGGCGGTCCGGGCGGGGCTGGACGACGGCTCCGCCGCGCCCTGGCTCGCGGAGTGGACCCGGCAAGTACGAGCGGCCGACGCCCGGTTGCGTACGGCCGTGCTCCCCGCGGACCGGCCGGGCGCGCCGGTGCGGACGCACCGCCGGCTGTGGGTGTGGGCCTCACAACTCCACATGCTGTTCAACCGGTTGGGAGTCACTCCTGACGAGGAACGTGCCGTCTGCCGGCTCGCGGGCCGCGCTCTGCTGGAGACGGGGGACGAGGACGGCTTCTTCGGCGCCGGCCCGCGCGCGGCCGACTACCAGTACCTGGAGCAGAGCAAGTTCCAGATCGGTCGTGCACAGGACACCGCGGTACGGAGCATCGCGCGGCCCGGACTCCCGTCCGAGTACCGGCCGGAGGCCGTACGCCCCCTCCCCGCGGCCTCGTTGCCGGAGCTGTCCCTCGCCGAGGCGCTGCGCCGCCGCAGCTCGGCGCGCGGGGCGCTGCGGGGGCCGCTCACCGAGCAGGAGCTGGGCGGGGTGCTGTGGCACGCCCACGCGCCGAGCCATGTTTCCCGGCAGTCCCTGGCCGACGGCACCGAGCGCACCGTGCACCACCGCCCGTACCCGAGCGCAGGCGCCCTGTACAGCGTCCGGGTACGGCTCCTGGCGCTCGCCGTGGCGGGACTGGCTCCCGGCACCTACCACTGCATGCCGGAGCGGCGGTCACTGGTCGCCCTCGGACCCGCACCGGACCTGGCCGACCTCAAGGCGTTGTCTTCGTACCTCTCCCGCCCGGCCGACGACCCGGACTCCGTCGGGATCGACGAGGCACCGGCCGTGCTGGCGGTCCACCTGGACCTCGGGCTGCTCCGCCGCCGCTACGGGCTGCGGGCGCTGCGGCTGGGCCTGCTGGAGGCCGGACACCTGGCCCAGACCCTGCAGCTCACGGCCGGGACGTTCGGGCTGGCCACGATTCCGCTCGGTGGCCTGCACGACGACCTGGCGCATGAGCTGCTGGGCCTTGACGATCTCGACGAGCCGATCCAGTACCTACTGCCGCTCGGGCGGCTGGACCCGCCGGCCGGCATTTCCGACGCCGGTCGGCGGGCGTAAGCGGGGCACCTTCACCTCCCCGGCCCGGGCGACCGGGGCACGGCCGTCCGGCGATGCCTGATGTTGACGGCCGAAGCCTTGGCCAGCGTCAACGGGTTCAGGAAACGCACCGGACCGATCAGGCGCTGCCCGAACAGGTGCATGTGCCGCGCCAGCGCCTCATCGCGTGCTGCCGCCGAGAACACCAGCCGCTCCACGGGATTGAACGGGCGGGCCTTGGCGAAGTCGGCGGCCAGGGACTGGTGACCGCGCAGCCGGCGCTGGTGTCTGCGTGCGTACACCACGAGTGACCGGTCGAGGTCGCCCCGACCGGTTGCGGCCGGGGCGACCGCGTCTGCCAGCCAGCGCGCGGACTCCAGGGCCCACCCGCATCCCACTCCCCACAGGGGATCGCCGGTCAGGGCGGCGTCGCCGATGAGCGCGACGCCCGGTGCAGTCGGCTTGCGGCTGTGGAGCGGGTAGTCGACCGTGCCGATGATCTTCGAGACGCGCTCCGCGGAGTCGATGGGCGGTGCCTCGGGGAGGGCGCGTACGAACGCGAAGAAGCTGCCTTCCAGGTCTTCTCGGAAGGCCGGCAGCCGCTGCTTGTCCGGGAGCACCGCGAGGACCGTCACCCCGTCGTCGTTGGGAAACGCGTACGCCATGTCGGGCTCGAGGAACCAGGTCTGACCGATCCCGCCGTGCAGCGGAAGGTTGCGGAAGTGCGCGAGATAGCCGAACCGCGTGTTCTCGTACTGCCGGGCGGGCACCCCGGCGAACTTCGCCACGGCCGAGTCCTTGCCGTCGGCGCCGACCACGAGGCGGGCCCGGATCTCACGCTCGCCCTGCGGTGTCGAGACGCGCACCCCGACCGTTCGCCCGGCTTCCCCGACCAGCCCGGTCACCTGGTGGCCGAGGAGCAGATCGACGCCAGGGGTCCGTGCCGCTCGGGACCTGATCAACGGGTCGAGGGTGCTGCGGCGGATGTTGTACGCGTGGGGCAGCTCGGGGCCCGCCGGTGCGGCCCTCGGCTCGATCCATCCCCAGCGGGTGTACCAGCGGGCCTCGTTGCGGACGGCTCCCGCCTTCTCCAGAGCGGGGACGAGGCCGAGTTCGTCGAGTACCGGGTAGGCGTTGGCCGTGATGGAGTGGGTGCACAGCACCTTGTACGCCTCAGGATCCGAGCGGCGTTCCAGCAGTGCGACGCGGACACCGCGTCGGGCCAGCAGGATCGCCGCGGCGCTCCCGGCGAGGCTGGCTCCGCTGATGACGACGTCGTAGTCGTACCCCGCGCTCTCAGGCTTGGTCATGCGCTGATCGCCCCCCTTCGGGGTGTGATGCCGTTCGTGGCCATGGTGCTGTGCCACTGCAGTCGGGCGCATGACCGATTGTCAAGAGTTCTTGGGGCGAGCCAAGTTGTGAACCTGGGAACCGATGCCACGGCGGGGCGGCACACTCACACTCCCGTGCCCCGCCATGGCTTCGGTGGCCCCGAATCGGCTCTGGCCGCTCAGCTCACGCGTTCGATGCGTGCGCGGCGGATCAGGTTCTTGCCCGGCTCCCGGACCTTGTCGAAGGCCGCATTGTTCAGCAGGACACAACTGCCCGACGGACCGTTCACCGTCACCGTCGTCGACTGACCGTTGTCCAGATTGGTCACCTTCAGCTTCGTCCCCACCGGGAACGTCCCACTGCTCGCCGCCGGCACACCCCCCTCACCCGACAGCGTCACCGTCGACCCCGGACACACCACCTGCCCGGTGGCCGGCGGCACCTTCACACCCGCCGCACCGGACGCACCCGTCGCAGGGGCCGGTGCGCCGGCGCCACCAGCCACTCGCTCGATGCGTGCGCGGCGGATCAGGTTCTTGCCCGGCTCCCGGACCTTGTCGAAGGCCGCATTGTTCAGCAGGACACAACTGCCCGACGGACCGTTCACCGTCACCGTCGTCGACTGACCGTTGTCCAGATTGGTCACCTTCAGCTTCGTCCCCACCGGGAACGTCCCACTGCTCGCCGCCGGCGCACCCGCCTCACCCGACAGCGTCACCGTGGACCCCGGGCACACGACGTCGGGGACGGCGGCATTGCCGGTCGCCATCGTGGCGACGACCCCTCCGGTCGCAAGGGCTCCCGCGACGACAGAGAGCACGAGCTTCTTCTTGAGACTCATAGTCCGTTTCCTGGACACTGGCACTCCTCGATCCGATGGACGCTTTTCCCACCCCACGTCCTGCATACGGGTCGACGTCACGGGCCAGTTCAGTCTTGTCGCCTCCTCACAAATCGGCCGTGCGGAGGTTTGGTGCGCTGCATGAGGGTCATGCGCCGGGCTCGTGGATCATGGTCTGCGTACAAAGAAGCAGGTCAACACCCCAACGCCGATGGGTTCGACGTGTGTGCCGCATTCACCTCGACCGTCCGGGTCAAGCGGGGGGCGACGCGGCCACAGGCACCCTTAAGGTTCAGTTGATCTGCCCTTAACCAACCCTGGGGGCTGGTCACCGGCGCCAGAACAGGTGGTGCGTCACGCCGATCGGGCTGGGCACGACCTCCAGGTGGAACCGGTCGAGCAGCTCATCGGGGGACTCCCAGCGTCGTACCGGGCTCCGGTCGGCATCCGGCAGCCCAACGGGCGCAGGCCCCCGGGCACGCCTACCCTGATACGGCAACCCGCCGGCACCCGCCAGATCCTGCGGTCAGCGCGGGGCACGTCCGGCTCAGCCCAGCTGCGAAAGGCGGTTCCGACATGGCCACCAGGTCTGACGCTCCCGTTCTCGACACGCTCGCCGCGATGACCGTCGACTCCATCGAGCACTGCAACATGGACGAGAAGACACTCATCATCACGCGCATCGCCGCCCTCGTGGCCATGGACGCACCGGCCATCTCCTACCTGGCCCACATCAACCCCGCGGTCAAGGCCGAGTTCACCGTCGAGCAGCTGCAGGACGTGCTCGTCGCGATCGCCCCTGTCGTGGGCACAGCACGTGTCATGTCGGCCGCGGGCCACATCGCCCAGGCATTCGGCGTCGCCATTGCACTGGCCGAGACAGAAGCGGAAGCCATAGCCAACGCCGAGGCCGAGAGCCGCAGCAAGTCCTGATCCATCTGTTCCCGACGGGCATGCGCGCCGGCCCGCGCACTGGAAGATCGGTCATCGTGCGGTGCGCAGCGTGAGGATGTACGCCGCGGTGAGCGCCACGGCAGGATCTTCGTCACGTGACAGATCCGTCAGGGCACGTGAGGCCGTGGTTCCCGGGATGTCCGCGAACGCCTGCGCCAGTCGTCGGCGTGCGGCCGATTCGTCGGGGCCGTGCGGGAGGCGCTCGACGAGCAGCGTGGCGATCCGATCGGCCGACTCGGGACTGCTCGCCAACGCGCTCAGTGCATCGGCCGCGTCGACGTCGTTCGTCCCCTCGACGATCATTTCGATGAGCGTCGGGACCGCGTCGGCCACTCCACGTGCTCCGAGGGCCAGCGCTGCATGCCTGCGGACCGTGGTGTCCGAGCTCGTGAGAGCGCCCTCCAGCAGGGCGACCGCCGAGTCGTCCGGAATCTCGGCGATGGACCGGACGGCCCGTTCCCGTACCTCGGCTGCCGGTGAGGTCAAGCCCTGCGCCAACAGTTCCAACGCGCCATCGCCTGATTGCGCCACCGCCCATCGAAGGGCTCCGGCGACGTTGGGATCCGTCTCGCTCAGCGCTGCCTCGACAAGGGCTTCCACGGGCACCGGCACCTGTTCGGCCGAGGACAACGCGGCGCGCTGGCGTCTCCCGGCGCTCTCCGAGCCCAGCGCATGCAGGAGTGCAACGGTCTGGAGAACGTCCTCCCAGTCGGCGGGCTCCGCGGCTCCGATCCGGCGGAGTCGCGTGAGCAGTGCCGTCTCGACGGCGATGCGTTCCTGCGTCTGGCGGATGAGGTCGTCGACGAGTTCCGAGGGCCTGAAGCCGGGGTCGTCCAAGGCGCGCGCGACATCACGCAGCGACAATCCCAACGACCTCAGGCTCTCGACGTGGAAGATCCGCCGGATGTCCTCGCCGGAGTACTCCCGATACCCGGACACGGTACGTCCGGTCGGCCGCACCAGGCCGAGCGAGTCGTAGTGTCTGAGCATGCGGGCGCTGACCCCGGACCGCCTGGCCACATCACCGATCAACACTGCCTACGCTCCTCCTGGCCGGTCCTGCAGGGCTGCCACGCGCTTCGCCTCCTCGATCGCCGACTCGAATCCGGCATCCGGGTCGCGCAGCAGCCGTTCCGTGGCTACCGCATGGTGACGCACGCGAGGGTCGAGATCCGTCATCGCAGCACGCAGGGTCGGCAGGACGGCCTCGCCGAGGGCGATCAGGGCCCGGCTGAGGCTCAACTGCGTCTCACGCCCGCCTCGCCCCAGCTGCGTCGCCAGCGCTCCGGCCAGCTCGGCCTCCTCGCCTTCGGGCACGAGCACAGCAGCGGCCCGCCAGGCGCTCCGCGCCACCTCTTCGTCACCGTCGGACAGGAGCGCCCTGGTGATCGCCGGCCACGCCTGCCGTTCCCCGATCTTGGACAACGTGTGCAAGGCCTGGCTTCGTGCCTGCGGCCGCTCGGAGCGGAGCTCGGCGACGAGCCGTGGGACCGTCAGGGAGGCCGGGTGACGGGTGAGCGCCCACGTGAGCATCTCGCGCACGTAGAACTCCGGCTCGATCGCACACCGCTCGACGAGCTTCTCGACGGACCGCGCGTCCGGGATCGAGCCGGCCGCGAGCGCTGCCCGCAGCCGCACTGACGAGCGGCTGTCTTCCAGCCCCTGGAGGGCCCTCGCCGTATCGGTGTCCTGTTCTGCCGTGGTCATCGGAACCACCTCCTAGACGGCAGTGAAGACCTTGTCACCGTGTCAAGGTCAAGACGAGGACGGATCCCGCACGCCCCCTACCTCCTGGGTGCTCCTCACCCGTCCGGCGCCGCTCAGCCGGGTCCTGCCGGATTCCTCTGCTAGAAAGACGGTGACACAGCGTCAGGCAATGGAGGCGGACGGTATGACCGATTCGGCGGACGCGCGCGAGGCCGACCGTGCGCTCAAGGCGAAGCACCGGACGATGTGGGCGCTCGGCGACTACCCGGCCGTCGCCACCCGGGTCGTCTCGGCGCTCGGGCCCGTGCTGGTGGAGGCCTGCGGGGTGAAACCCGGCGACCGCGTGCTCGACATCGCCGCCGGATCGGGGAACGCCGCCATTCCGGCCGCATTGGCCGGCGGCGATGTGGTCGCGTCCGACCTGACGCCCGAGCTGCTGGACGTGGGGCGGCGGGAGGCCGCGGCGCGCGGCGTCGAGCTGCGCTGGCAGGAGGCCGACGCCGAGGCGCTGCCCTTCGCCGACGGCGCGTTCGACACGGTCATGTCCTGCGTCGGGGTCATGTTCGCCCCGCACCACCAGGAGAGCGCCGACGAACTCGTCCGAGTCTGCCGGCCGGGCGGCACGATCGGGCTGGTCAACTGGACCCCGGAGGGGTTCATCGGGCAGATGTTCGCCGCCATGAAGGGCTACGCGCCGCCTCCGCCGCCGGGGGCGCAGCCGCCGCCGCTGTGGGGGCGTGAGGATCACGTGCGTGCGCTCCTCGGCGACCGTGTCACCGGGGTAGAGGCACGTCGGCAGGCCATCCGCGTGGACCTCTTCGAGAGGCCCGAGGACTTCCGCGAGTTCTTCAAGGCCACCTACGGACCGACGATCGCGGTCTACCGGAACATCGCCGACGACCCGGAGAAGACCGCTGCCCTGGACCGGGCCCTCGACGAACTGGCGGACGGCGCGCTCCGGGACGGGACGATGGAGTGGGAGTACCTCCTGGTCACCGCGCGCCGGGGCGGTGCCGCACCCGCCTGAGAAGGCCGCGTCGGCAGGATGTCGGTCGTCCGGCGGGACTGTCGGTGATCCATGGGCGATGTGTCGGTGGCTGCTGGAACCGTGGGTGTCGAGTTGCCCAAGGGGGCAGCTGCAACCGCCCTGAGCAAGGAGCCCCTCGCCATGTCGTCCACACCGCGCTGGAACGTCCGACGACTGCCGGGTGCCGATGGCCGCGTCTTCCTGGTCACCGGCGGCAACGCCGGCATCGGGTACTTCGTCGCGGAGCAGCTGTCGGCGACCGGAGCCACCGTCGTACTCGGCAGCCGCGATCCCGCCAGGGCCCAGGTCGCGACGGCCTCGATCCGTGCGCGTGTCCCCGGGGCACGGGTGCGGGCCGTACGGCTGGACCTCGCCGACCTCTCGTCGCTCGAGACAGTGGTGGAGTCACTGGATGTGGAACGCCTTGACGCGGTGGTCCACAACGCCGGTGTCGCGCTCGACGACCCGCCGCGCAGGGAGACCGCGGACGGTCACGAGCTCATGTTCGGCACGAACCACCTCGGGCACTTCGTCTTGACCCAGTGGGTGATGCCACTGCTGTCGGCTGCGCCGGCGGCCCGCGTCGTGACCATGGGCAGCTTCGCGGCGAAGTCCGAGCGGCTCGACCTCGACGACCTGCAGTCCCGGAAGGACTACCAGCCCAAGCGCACCTACGGGCGCTCCAAGCTGGCACAGATGTACTTCGGCGTCGAACTCGACCGCCGCCTGCGGGCTGCGGGCAGCAGGGTGGCGAGCGTGGTGGTCCATCCCGGCGGCGCGCTGGACTCCCTGACCCCGTCACGTCCCCCGATCCATGTGCGGACCACCGCCACACGGCTGAGCGCGGCACCTGCGGCCCTCCTCGTCCAGGGCAAGGACGCCGGCGCATGGCCCGCGGTCCGGGCGGTGCTCGACCCGGACGTGCGTGGAGGCCAGCTCTGGGGACCGCGCGTCTTCGGCCTGCGCGGCGAGCCCCGACGTGAACCGGTGTGGAACCACCTGGCCGACCCGTCCGTCGCGACACGGCTGTGGGACGCAAGCTGTGATCTGACCGGCGCCGACCTCAGCACCACCTCCGGATAGCTGAGGCTCAGGCGCATGTGTGGTCCGGGCCCGGGCACCAGGGGACGAACAGCCCGCCCGTTGCCTTCAGGCCTTCGCGGCGGTCAAGAGCCGGGCAGGCGATCGGCCGGTGACGAGTGCCTCCCACTCCTCCCGTGTCGGGCCGTCGTGCTGCGGTGAGAAGTCCGGGTGGGCAGCCAGCCAGGCGGTCACGTGTCGGTCCACCTCGTCGGTGCCGTAGGCCTCGTCGGCCGGTCGCACGAGATGGCGTACCTGGGCCCGGGCCCTCATGACGACGGGATCGTCGAAGGCGCAGGCGCCCAGGGCGGCAGCCCGCCGATCCGAGGCCGGTGAGCTCTCGGCGAGGCGTTGCTCGGTGGCGCGGTCGGCCGTCACCTGCGCATCGAACCACGGGCGGAGGGCCTGTGCCGTCCAGGTGTGGTAGCCCATGGGGTCCTCGGCGAACTGGTCGACATGAGTGGCGATGTGCTGGGCGATGCGAAGGCCGAGGGACACTCCATGGCCCGAGGTGGGGTTGGTGTGGACGAGGCTGTCCCCGGCGTTGACCAGGCCGGTGACGACAGGCCCCTCGTCGTCGGCGAGGGCGATCCAGCGGTTGTCCAGGCCGGCCATCGGCAAGACGTCCGACTGCGGGTCGGGATCCAGGTCGAGCCAGGCGGCGGTGGCGGGGAAGCGGCGTGCGGCGGCCTCGAACACGGCCGGCTCGGTGAGCGCGCCGCGGGTCGGATCACCCGTGGAGAGCACCAGGTTCACCGCGAAGGTGTCGTTGTCGGACGGAAAGACGCCGGCGATCGCGAACGGCGCGGCCGAGCCCGTCTTCACCCGCCCGGGGTCACGCGGGCCGTCGGCACGCAGGCGGTACCAGCGGCACAGATAGGCGATCCCGGCGCGGTGGCTGTCGACCACGGGCGCGCGGCAGCCGGCCGCGATCAGCCAGGCGGGGACCGGCGAGCGACGCCCGGCCGCATCGACGACGAGGTCCGCCTGGTACGTTTCCGTGCCCACCTGCACGCCGGTGACCCGCGCAGGGCTGCCCTCCCCGAAGACGAGGGCGCGCACGCGGCAGCCTGACCGCACTTCAACGGTGCGTTCCCGCCGCACGGCCGCGGTCAAGGCGGCCTCGAGCACGATGCGGCGGGTCCGCAGGGTCACCAAGTCCTCGTCGCCGGCCCGATACGGCGGGTGCTCACCGAACCAGTCGAACTCGTGGTACTCCCGGGCTCCGCGTGCCAGCAGATCCGCGTAGACATCTGGGGATTCGGCGTGCAATACGGTGCGTACGGGCGCGAGGAGCGAGTGGGGTTGGACGGCCTGCGGTATTCGGGGCCTGTCCCAGTGGAAGAAGTCCCGGTCCAGGTCCTCGCCGGCCTGTCGCGCGTCCTGCTCGAACAAGGTGACCGTGTGGCCACGCCGCCCCAGCATGAGCGCCGTCCCCAGCCCGCTGATACCCCCACCGATGACCGCAACCCGCGCCACTGAACTCCCCTTCGCGTCGTGTTGCGGCACGAGCCTACTGCTTGGCGATCTACGTACGTGTGCGGGGTACGGGCCGAGTGCTCAGTCCGTCGGCCGGGCCGGCTCGCTCTGCCCGCCGCCGAACACCTCCTGGACGATCTTCTGCTTCACGTTCTCGAACGCCCCGGCCATGGCGGCCAAGTCGAGCTCGGCGTCCCCCATGGTCAGCGAGCCGGTCAGGGTCTTGCTGCCGTCGGGGGTGCTGTACATCAGCGCCGCCCAGCCCCAGAAGCCGCCGTTGTGCTGGAGGATGGTGCCCCCGTCGTCCGTCTCCTCCACGAACACCCCCAGGCCGTAGCCCATCTTGGGGTGCGGCGTGCGCATCTCGGCGAGCAGGGGGGCCGGCAGGAGCCTGCCGCTCATCAGCGCGGAGAAGAACGTGTGGAGGTCCTGGCTGGTCGAGATCATGTCACCGGCGGCGGAGATCCAGGAGGGGTTGAATCGGGTGGTGTCGGCCACCTTCCACTGGCCGGCGTCCTCGTACGCGTAGTAGCCGTGGGCGTGCGGCTCGGGGATCTCCGGCGACGCGTCCGGCACCACGGTGCCGGTCAGCCCGAGCGGACCCAGGACGAGCCGCTGCATCTCCTCGGCGTAGGAGCGGCCGGTGACGCTCTCGATCAGCAGCCTGGCCACCACATAGTTGGTGTTGGAGTAGCTCCAGTCCGCCCCCGGCTCGAACCGCGCAGGCTTGGACAGCGCCATCCGGACCAGCTCCTCGGGCTGGTAGGTGCGGAACTGATTGTCCATCCACTCCTTGCCCATCCCGGGGACTCCACCGGGCACGACCGTCCCGTCGTCGTAGACCTCGCCGGTGAAGCTGAACAACCCGCTGGTGTGCTGGAGCAGCATCCGGACCGTGATCCGTCGGTCAAGACCGAACTCGGGCAGGTGGTCGTCCGCCGGGGTGTCCAGCCCGATCCTCCCCTCGGCCACCAGTTGCAGCACCAGGGCCGCAGTGAAGGTCTTGGTGATGCTGCCGACCCGGAAGTGCCCGTCGGTCGGCGGCTTGGCGGTCTCGCCCAGCTTGCGCACCCCTGCGTTGCCGACCCACTGGCCCCGCTCGTCGTGCACGCGCAGCTGCACTCCGGCGAAACCGGAATCGACGATCTCCTGGATGGCCTTCTGCAGCTCCGGGCGATGGGGCCCGGCAGCGGTGTTCTCGGCGGTGTGGAGGGACTCGCCCATGGTCATTCCTCGTCTCATGATGGGAGGTGCACGGCACGGCTCGAGAGCGCAACGGCGGTCCGGGGAGCTCTCGTTGCGCCGTCGAGCAGCCATGGAGTGAGCGTGCACCCTGCCCCAAGGTCAAGGTCAACCCTGCGGTCAGCGGGCAAGAGGCGGCCCCGCAGCCGCGGCCGGGCGAGGTGGCTCTCGACGGAAGGAGGACGGGGCGGCCGGTTGCGGACCTGCCGTCAGCTCGGGGCGTCTGCCTGAGGCAGCAGGTCGACGAGGAAGCGTTGGGCGGGTTGGTCACCGCAGGGCTGCTGGACGGCCTCGGCGCCCGCGGCCGTCTCGCCGCCGACGATTCCCAGGCAGAGTCCGGTGTGCGCGCGCCTCAGGCGGTAGCCCTCCGCTGTGGTGCCGAACCGCTCGATCCGGAAGAACTGTGCATCCTTGTCGGCCAGGCAGTTGCCCTGCGGCTCCACCAGCCCTTTGGCGGGGCCGCTGTCGAGGATGGTGAGACAGCCCATCGCCTTGCTCGCCGGATGCTCCCACTTGATGTTGGCCAGGTCGTCGCCGTCGGGCTGCAGGAACGAGCGCGGGCCAGGGTCCGCACAGGGGCGCTGCACAGCCACCTCGGATCGGTATCGCCCGGAGCGTTCCTTCCCCGCCGTGAGGCACAACTCCGGGTTCGGTGCGGGACGGATGCGGGCCCAGCTCCCGGCGGAGACCACGGGGAGGAGCGCAGCTCGGCGGTTGGCGGGGGCACCCGTGACGCGTGGGTCCGGGGTCGTGAGCTCCCTGATCAGCAGAGCGCCGGCCGCGAGAGCTCCCGCCAGCGCCACGGCGGCCACCACGATCACGGTCCGCCTCCGGTGGCCGGTTCCCGTTGGCGCAGACTGTTCCCCGGTGTCGCGGCCGCCACCGGCATCCGCAGGAGCGTCCCCGCTCGCCAGGAGCTCCCAGACCGCGATCCACTCCGCCGATCTGTCCTCTTCACCGCAGGCACGGACGAACGCGGCGACGGTCTCGCGGCGGGGCAGAGTGCGCCTGCGCAGGAGGTCGGCGACCGTGCTTCGGGGCAGGACGTCGCCCCGGGCGACGGCCCGGCTCTCCAGCTGCCGCAGGGTCAGGCCGGACCGGGCCTTGAGCCCTCGCAACGCCGCCGTGAACTCGTCGGCGCTGCGTATGTCGGCGGGCTGTAACTCGATCTCATCCATCCGACCAGGAGTAGTGCACAGGACGACGGCGGGCAACGGGTTCCCCGGCCGACCGGACGAAGTCCTGGAGTCGTCGTCTCGCGGGCGGAGAAGTTCTGAACCGTGCGGGTGCGAGGTTTCCGCGACGCGCCGGTTTCGGCGCCCTTGTCTCGTCGCCGGGACACCCCACCAGCTCCCCGCCCTGACAGCGCTGCGCCGTTTTGCCCCGTGCACGTCCGGCTCACGCGCTTTCGCTGCTCCTGGCTGTTTTGTCTGGACCTCAAACGCTTCCGGTCTGTTAACTGCCCTTGGAGAGCGCCGTTCACTGCTCTCCCAGGGCGCGCGGAGGACAGTCCGACCCAGCTGCGAATACCCCGCGCCGAACACAGCACGCATCACGGGGGATGATCTCATTGCGTTCGTTAGGCCGTTCCGCTGCGCAGGAAAGCCCGAGGCCGGCGCAGAAGCACCGATCCGCCGATGCCCCCGGCATCGGGCAGGTCGACGTGGCGTTGCCCGCCGAGGAGGCCCAGGCCCTGCCCCGGCGCGCCGCTGAGCTCGGTGTCACCGTCAACACCCTGGTCCAGGGCGCCTGGGCGGTGCTCCTCGCCGGGCTCACGGGCCGGGACGACGTGGTCTTCGGGGCCACCGTCTCCGGACGCCCGCCCGCCGTCGCCGGTGTCGAGTCG
This genomic interval carries:
- a CDS encoding SDR family NAD(P)-dependent oxidoreductase; the encoded protein is MSSTPRWNVRRLPGADGRVFLVTGGNAGIGYFVAEQLSATGATVVLGSRDPARAQVATASIRARVPGARVRAVRLDLADLSSLETVVESLDVERLDAVVHNAGVALDDPPRRETADGHELMFGTNHLGHFVLTQWVMPLLSAAPAARVVTMGSFAAKSERLDLDDLQSRKDYQPKRTYGRSKLAQMYFGVELDRRLRAAGSRVASVVVHPGGALDSLTPSRPPIHVRTTATRLSAAPAALLVQGKDAGAWPAVRAVLDPDVRGGQLWGPRVFGLRGEPRREPVWNHLADPSVATRLWDASCDLTGADLSTTSG
- a CDS encoding FAD-dependent oxidoreductase, coding for MARVAVIGGGISGLGTALMLGRRGHTVTLFEQDARQAGEDLDRDFFHWDRPRIPQAVQPHSLLAPVRTVLHAESPDVYADLLARGAREYHEFDWFGEHPPYRAGDEDLVTLRTRRIVLEAALTAAVRRERTVEVRSGCRVRALVFGEGSPARVTGVQVGTETYQADLVVDAAGRRSPVPAWLIAAGCRAPVVDSHRAGIAYLCRWYRLRADGPRDPGRVKTGSAAPFAIAGVFPSDNDTFAVNLVLSTGDPTRGALTEPAVFEAAARRFPATAAWLDLDPDPQSDVLPMAGLDNRWIALADDEGPVVTGLVNAGDSLVHTNPTSGHGVSLGLRIAQHIATHVDQFAEDPMGYHTWTAQALRPWFDAQVTADRATEQRLAESSPASDRRAAALGACAFDDPVVMRARAQVRHLVRPADEAYGTDEVDRHVTAWLAAHPDFSPQHDGPTREEWEALVTGRSPARLLTAAKA
- a CDS encoding serine hydrolase domain-containing protein produces the protein MGESLHTAENTAAGPHRPELQKAIQEIVDSGFAGVQLRVHDERGQWVGNAGVRKLGETAKPPTDGHFRVGSITKTFTAALVLQLVAEGRIGLDTPADDHLPEFGLDRRITVRMLLQHTSGLFSFTGEVYDDGTVVPGGVPGMGKEWMDNQFRTYQPEELVRMALSKPARFEPGADWSYSNTNYVVARLLIESVTGRSYAEEMQRLVLGPLGLTGTVVPDASPEIPEPHAHGYYAYEDAGQWKVADTTRFNPSWISAAGDMISTSQDLHTFFSALMSGRLLPAPLLAEMRTPHPKMGYGLGVFVEETDDGGTILQHNGGFWGWAALMYSTPDGSKTLTGSLTMGDAELDLAAMAGAFENVKQKIVQEVFGGGQSEPARPTD
- a CDS encoding RICIN domain-containing protein, yielding MDEIELQPADIRSADEFTAALRGLKARSGLTLRQLESRAVARGDVLPRSTVADLLRRRTLPRRETVAAFVRACGEEDRSAEWIAVWELLASGDAPADAGGGRDTGEQSAPTGTGHRRRTVIVVAAVALAGALAAGALLIRELTTPDPRVTGAPANRRAALLPVVSAGSWARIRPAPNPELCLTAGKERSGRYRSEVAVQRPCADPGPRSFLQPDGDDLANIKWEHPASKAMGCLTILDSGPAKGLVEPQGNCLADKDAQFFRIERFGTTAEGYRLRRAHTGLCLGIVGGETAAGAEAVQQPCGDQPAQRFLVDLLPQADAPS